The sequence TTTTGggcataaattgaaacggagtaACTAAGGAGTATTTAAGTTATAAACGGAGTGACTAAGGAGTATTTAAGTTATATGCACTGACAGTTATAGCAGGTTACTTACTGTTTATTTTAAGTTGTCAATCACTGTTACATATTAAATAGAACTACCTGATTATGTAAATATATACTTTTTATATTGTTAATAGTGCATAGAACTTAAACGCTTAGATTTTCAACAGGTATCTAGATCAGTTGGGCAAGACTAGGTTTTCAACTTTCTCTCGATTCTATTAGTCTTTGCTCCTATATATTCTTCATGTTCCACTTAAGTTATATGCAGTACAAAGATTCTTTTATATTAATTATCAGCATAATTTGTTCTATCACATCAGGTTACATACCGTTAGCGCTTATATAGCTCTTAAACTCTTAATTGATTTCCAACAGGTACTTGGATCAGTTCGGAAAGACCAAAGTTCATAACCAAAATTGTCCATTTTTTGGCGTGCTGAATCCTCCATCGCCATGCCTATGTCCTTTAAGGCAAGCTTGGGGAAGTCTTGATGCGCTTATAGGGCGTCTTCGAGCTGCTTATGAAGAACATGGAGGAAATTCAGAAATGAATCCGTTTGGGACTCGAGCAGTTAAGCTTTTCTTACGTGATGTTCGTAGTTTTCAGTCTAAGTCTAGAGGGATTAGCtatgagaagaaaaggaaaagatcaAGAAATCAGAAAATAATAGAAGCGGCAGAAGGACATGATCAATCACATGGTGCAGGTGCAACTATTTGTGAACAGACTAATAATATTGTTGCTGAGTGATTTGCCTAGAGTATGATTAATTTCCATAACATAATAAGAAAATGATAATGGAACAATGTAAAATTCTAATAAGAACATGATTTTGCATGCCTTCTTTGGATTTATAAGGTGGTGTTTCAGATATATTTTAGTACTATATATCATGCTCTTGTATATATATAGTTGTTTGTTgtcgttattgttgttatttctgGATCTGAATTTTCTTGGATGATAGTTAAAGTGGATAACCATAACGATGTTATGCTTTAAATTAACCTTATTTCCTGTTGTTACTGtttctgtttatttattttatatatcactctttcttatttaattaatctgtttaaaaaagaatgacatattttatatttgaaaactCTTAACTAATTTTTTGTTTTACCCTAAATGTTGTGGTCTTTAGCTCCTACTCCTCCTTGTCATTTAGGATCGGATCCTCCTTGATCCTTTTTAGAAATTCTTGACTGCTTTTGATCTGCCTCAAGATGCTAGAGCTGATAAAGTAAATTCAACAATGTACATCCCACATCGAGACTCTCTACTTGTAAAGTGAGATACCGGCTTtcataaaagagaaaaatcacccCGATATGCAGCAGATAAGTGTTCATCTAACTAAAATTTTATAAGAGAAAGAAGAATCACAATGTAGGGTCAACATCAATACTTTTTGGCTAAAATAGTCTAATGAGAAAGTGATGGTCATAAAAATGTCATGGCACATGTCTAAGCAGTGACGTACGCAAGATTTTATATAAGCAATGTCATAATTTGaaagagagaagaaaacaaaTGAATAAATCACAATAATGATAAGCGGTGTCATTTTCTACACGTATactcaatatttttattttttaagcaaATGAATAAATCACTATAATAACAAGCAATGTCATTTTCTTTACGTATACTCCAtagttttatttttcttataaatATTTAGTGAAAAATTTTGACCAAATGGTGTCCCGTGACACTCCATATGGTATAAGGGGCATACGGCCATGTGTCTAAGATCACAAGTTCTGTCATTGGCcgctttccagacatgccccatgaccccatGGCcacgccccatggcggcctagcaagcctcacaatgcctagcgccatggtcgacCTCGTGGTCTTGGCTGTGCCAAGTGACAAGCgtgcatgcgcctctgtcgccccaccggtGCCTCTCACTAGCGCCCAGTGGCTGGCTAATGACAACAGCGTCGCGCGCCCTAACAAtgtcgcgcgcgcagatcctgatgcctcgtcagcgcccagctgcaggcccattccaacagtgcctcgcgcacagaccctgatgccaagcaccagcgcccagcctcaggcaAACACAACAAGTGTCGCACGCGCCCATAGCATTGcacgcgcagaccctgacccgcaagacaaagttgctgtcATCGAACTTAGTTCTAcattgtaataaactaagtcattttcattgtaattataggctagtttacatcattttcattcagtgtgcttttacagctttattaggactagtcatgtaactttggtttttttttatagtattattaggggggatcaagcaatcaaacattttcaagcaagcaattttttgtactggtgtctctccccctcgacaccgcatcttttGTAATCATCATTTCATTCATCagtaaaatcatcatcatcattcaaaactcaattctctctcagcttctgCAATTGCTCGTGatattggttttcccgcacggcactgacaatctagtctagcgtgcggaggggacctcattggcggacagcaaccgcactgacatcggttgcttagccttatgttGCCCTTctaaagaacatcaggaaggcgttgcataacagttggtatcagagcctaggctcgacatcggacgagggaacacatttgccatcatcaccatttctgaccatggtgaatcatggggagcgtctagcatccctagaagagacggttgaccgattacgacccatcgtggatacggtgcctgatcaaaacaacaacctagtgcaaaggttggacgacctggaccgccgaatgcggcaggcggaaaatgacattgcaaacatcagtcgtgactccgacgaggaccgacaaacggcagccattgaaactgccaatattcatggcaaatttgaggacctccaacaggagcgtgccgacgatttagcccatcggcaacaagaggcagacagaataactgccatgcagcaaaccatagatGACTTGACAggcaagctcaatgttgtcaatacTGCCCTACAGAGCCTACTTCGAGTAGGCGACAACCATATCAGGGGTGCAGcaaacctcacccccattccacaaaaacttaagataccggagccaaagccatacgacggatcccgggatgctaaagaagtggaaaattttgtcttcgacatcgaacaatacttcgatgtcgTGGTCcatttggaagaatccaaaaaggtagcaactgctgccatgtatcttcagggcgatgccaaactttggtggcgggtTAAATACAAAGCCATCAAGGCCGAtgaagatactctccagacatgggatgaattgaaggCAGCACTACGCCTGCAGTTtttccccgaaaatgtggaatacaatgcaaggagaaagctacgggagctccgccTTACCAGATCAGTGCGGGAGTACGTGCACGAATTCTCcacactcatgctaaacatacgcgacatgggggacaaagacaaactctcgcattcatagaaggtttgaaacctcatacCCGTATGGACCTACAGAGACAACGGatagacaccctgcccaaggccattcaagctgcagaatgccttggcgattatcatttgggaactcagaacgaTAGGCCCCAACCGTCTATCCGAGGGGGATTCAATGGgaaccatcccagcaatggtggcccaagcaaaagtgggggagatcggagtgcatccaaaactaagactcctccctccaacagcaacagtgttgcatccatcaacaacaatcaggggagaaagtctccctcagaatgccgtcattgcggtggggcacattggaacaatgaatgcccaaacataaaggtcaatgctcatcagactgTCGAGGACAAGTCAGATGCATCAGACACATCAAAATCAGACTAGGTAGGcaccttcaatgcaattgttggctctatcccacatgccttagcggggaccagtgcatgtcctcctaagaaaatCTCAGTCCCAATTaccaagaaagggaaagaaaagatggacgagaggcctcctaaacaagtgaggaccctaatgttcgtcgaattgaaagtgaacggcaagccTCTTCATgtattgatagacacgggtgctacccacaactacttggcTTCAACTCAAGTAGAGCGCCTGGCTTGTTGTGCAAAAGAGCAAAGGCCGcatcaaggctatcaactcaccaccccagacattgggtggaacagctaCAAACGTCCCAGTaaaacttggcccatacaaaggaagcatcgacctacgcatcgcaatcatagatgacttcgacattatagtgggtttggagtttataaggcaaaccaacaccatactggtaccatatgccaacatgctcctgatgatgggagaaaatgggccaagccctgcaccataccatgctttcccataaggatggccgctgaaaacatctcggccatgcagttggagaaggtagtcaacaGACAGGAACCCCTGGTTCTGGCTACCCTACGCAGCAACAATCAGccatcatgtcatcggcctcaaaagactggtgacgctTCTCagcgtgtgaagacttgtcagccatgccacaaggacaagtcaAATCATTCATCACAGACAGAACCCTTgcagccattacatgtccctcagagaccatgggaaagtgtttccctcagattcatcacAAGATTGCCCCAAGTCGATAATCTTGCATCCATCATAGTTGTCATAGATCAATTTTCAAACTATGCAACCTTCATAGTAGCCCGGCAAaatgcaaagaggggcagctgtaagcacgtgatttttgccctatatgagaattactcccaaaaaatccaaaaataaaatgatttttctttggtgtgcaattttgtgatattttgtgatattttgaataattatttgtatttgtctgtgcgtgtttatttgataaattaataaaaaatacaaaaatatgtcgcattttgcatgtaggatttaattatatagTTGTTagcaattaaatttgttttacaaaaattaaaaaattacaaaaataagcatcgtttgcatttttagcatttaatgtccaaatatacaattttatgcttaattaatacttaattgtgcgttaattgttattgggagttaatttgcacttttataacttaatttaattcttaataatagtttaagtatttttataatttagttttagagaaataaaagaagaaaagaaagcaaaaatataaagaaagtcggaattaggcctcttcttcaatttcaagc is a genomic window of Nicotiana tabacum cultivar K326 chromosome 16, ASM71507v2, whole genome shotgun sequence containing:
- the LOC107831648 gene encoding protein LIGHT-DEPENDENT SHORT HYPOCOTYLS 1-like, producing MDFVRAKVNVTSRNIIPSKSSDLSNTTVIPFSAPPLSRYENQKRRDWNTFCQYLRNHHPPLSFSICSSVHVLEFLRYLDQFGKTKVHNQNCPFFGVLNPPSPCLCPLRQAWGSLDALIGRLRAAYEEHGGNSEMNPFGTRAVKLFLRDVRSFQSKSRGISYEKKRKRSRNQKIIEAAEGHDQSHGAGATICEQTNNIVAE